A region of the Microcystis aeruginosa FD4 genome:
TTTCGCTACCCCCGTCACCTTCCGGCAGGGAAAATTCGATAGTGCCTTACCGACGCGGGAACTGGTGTTTAATAGCCTTCTCAATCGTTGGAATCGCTATAGCGGGATCCCCTTCGATTCTATTGCCCTAGAGTCGATTTTCCCTAGTTTCTTCGATATTCAAACGAAATTAGCCGACGAAGCCTATAAAAACCAGTCGTTCGGTTGTGTAGGCGAGATTCACTATCGTCTTTTGGGAGAGGTGGAACCCGCAAAGATTAAAGCGATTAATGTACTGGCGGATTTTGCCCTCTACGCGGGAGTGGGACGGAAAACCACCATGGGGATGGGGATGACTCGCAGAATTTCTAAAGATAAAAGATAGTTATGGATGAATCTGACTACATACCGATCGCCGCTCTCAACCATTACGCCTACTGTCCCCACCGTTGTTGGAGAATGTTCGTCGCTGGGGAATTTCTCGATAATAGCTATACGATCGAGGGAACAAATTTACACGAGCGAGTTCACACCGTCGGGGCGGGAAACCGGGAGGAAATATGGCAAATTCGGGCGATCTGGCTTAAATCAGATAATTACCGTCTCATCGGTAAAGCCGATCTGATCGAGTCCCACGACGGCGAATTTATCCCCGTGGAATACAAACGGGGCAGTAAGGGCGAATGGGATAACGACGAGTTGCAGGTGTGCGCTCAAGCCATCTGTTTGGAAGAAATGACTGGAAAAAGGCTAGATACTGGCTATATCTACTATGCCAGTTCCCACCAGCGTCAACTGGTGGCGATCGATCTTGCTCTACGGCAACGGGCGATCGCTACGATCGGAGCAGTTGAAACCCTGATCCAGACGGGAAAAATGCCCCCGGCGGTCTATTCACCCCGCTGCAAGGGATGCAGTTTGTTCGATCGCTGCTTGCCCCGATTAACCGAAAAAGTCCAACGATATCGAGAGGAAGACTAAAAAATATGGGAACGGTATATGTGACAAGAGAAGACGCATTTCTCGGCAAAAATGACGAGCGTTTAACGGTCAAAGCATCCAAGGAAACGATACTCGATGTACCTCTATTGAACGTGGAAGGAGTGGTGATTTTCGGACGGGGTTCAGTTTCTCCCGCATTGGTGATCGAATTGTTGGAACGTCATATTCCCCTGAGTTTTGTCACTGCCACGGGAAAATATCTCGGTAGATTGGAGCCGGAGATGACCAAAAATATTTTCGTTCGTCGAGCGCAATGGCAGGCCGCCGGCGATTCTCCGAAAGCCATTCAATTAGTGCGGGGATTCGTCCGCGGCAAGCTGAAGAATTACCGCAACATTCTGCTCCGTCGTCAACGCGATCGAAAAGAGTTGGATTTACAAACTGCGATCGCTTGTTTGGAAGCAGCGATCGGCTCGATCGCAACAACCTCGGCGATCGATTCTCTCCGGGGGTTAGAGGGAGCGGGAAGCGCAGCCTATTTCAGTTGTTTTGATTCCCTAATTCTCGGTGATACTTTTACCTTCCCCTCTCGTAACCGTCGCCCCCCGCGAGATCCGGTCAATTCTCTTTTGAGTCTGGGTTATGCGTTATTGCGCCATGACGTGCAGAGTGCGATCAATTTGGTCGGTTTTGACCCCTATCTCGGTTATCTTCACTATCAACGCTACGGTCGCCCCTCGCTGGCACTAGATCTGATGGAGGAATTTAGAGCGATCGTCGTTGATGCCGTGGTTCTCAACGGGATCAATCATCCTTATCTTACCCCCGAACATTTCACCACTGAACCCTTAAGTGGTGCGGTTTCCTTGACGAGGGAAGGGTTACAGATTTTCCTGCGCTTGTACGAACAGAAGAAACAATCGAAGTTTAAGCATCCAGTAATGGGTAAACAGTGTACTTATCA
Encoded here:
- the cas4 gene encoding CRISPR-associated protein Cas4: MDESDYIPIAALNHYAYCPHRCWRMFVAGEFLDNSYTIEGTNLHERVHTVGAGNREEIWQIRAIWLKSDNYRLIGKADLIESHDGEFIPVEYKRGSKGEWDNDELQVCAQAICLEEMTGKRLDTGYIYYASSHQRQLVAIDLALRQRAIATIGAVETLIQTGKMPPAVYSPRCKGCSLFDRCLPRLTEKVQRYREED
- the cas1d gene encoding type I-D CRISPR-associated endonuclease Cas1d, translated to MGTVYVTREDAFLGKNDERLTVKASKETILDVPLLNVEGVVIFGRGSVSPALVIELLERHIPLSFVTATGKYLGRLEPEMTKNIFVRRAQWQAAGDSPKAIQLVRGFVRGKLKNYRNILLRRQRDRKELDLQTAIACLEAAIGSIATTSAIDSLRGLEGAGSAAYFSCFDSLILGDTFTFPSRNRRPPRDPVNSLLSLGYALLRHDVQSAINLVGFDPYLGYLHYQRYGRPSLALDLMEEFRAIVVDAVVLNGINHPYLTPEHFTTEPLSGAVSLTREGLQIFLRLYEQKKQSKFKHPVMGKQCTYQEAFEIQARLMAKYLMDETDKYPPLILK